The Lysinibacillus irui sequence ACTAGGGAAACATAGATCATGACCCCTGCTGAAAAACCTAATGCTAATGATAAAAATTTTGTATTTGTACGTGATGTAAAAAATGCTATTAAACTACCTACACCCGTTGCAAGCCCGGCAAAAAGAGTCAATCCCAATGCCAGTAAAACATTTCCGTCCATTCCCTTCTTCCTTTTCTCTTTTTCTTATTGTACTCATCTTAACGTAGAAGTTTCCTATACGCAATTCTTTTTTATAAGGTGAATATCATTCTTTACTAAGGCCCAATAGAACATAAAAAAGCAGTATCAATTCACACAAATATTGAATGATACTGCTTACATGTTTATTTATGATTCAATTGAAAGTTTCGTTTACGACGTTCATACCAAATGACACAGATGACAAACCATGTATAGCCCATACACCACCCAGCAAGCACATCTGTAGCAAAATGCCGGGCTCCAGCAATACGTGATAGTCCGATAAGTATCATAAGTATAATTGCTGCAAGCCATAAAAGGATTTTCCGGCTCTTACTATTATTTTCAGCTAAAAGATAAGCAGTTGTGAACAAGTACAAAATACCTGTCATAGCATGTCCAGATGGAAAGCTAAAGGATGTCAGTTGATCCTCCAGTTCTGGTCGTGGTCGTTGAACCCATTTCTTTAGTAATTGATTTAATACGTTGCCCGCAGCAAACGTTAACACAACAAATAGCATACCTCGATAATTTTTTACCTTCCATGCTAAATAAACGATTAACACTACTGCCACAATCACAACAAATTTGGGCTCCCCTATATAATGAAAGAACTCGATAAACCGATTACCTAAAAAAATATCTGCCACTTTCGCATCAAATGTATTCATAAACGGTTTTTGATAAGTTGCTCTTAAAACAATAAAGATAACTAATGTTAAAATTGCTAATGGATAAGCCCATTTTTTCATACTTTCACCTCTAAAACATTTATGCTATGTTCTTCACATCATAACACAAATACGTTCTTCCTAAGTGAAAATATAGGCTTTCGCATTACGAAAGGTTTATATTCTTGTATTCTTGATAAATCATGATTGATTCTTCATCTGGTTTGTGAAAATAATCGGAAACTGCTAAGGCAACAATAAATAAAATGGCTACTATAGGTAGTATTTTTCTAAACATCCTAAACACTCCCTTATCCTTTTATTGTTCCAACTTTGGTTACTTGATTAATACCGGATCAAATAGCCAATCTGTAGGACCAAAGTTTGGATCTTTCTCTCCTCTTACTTCTCGAGAAATACCATTTTTTATAATAGCTTCTCTAAATCTTCTACTAAACAATGTCTTTCTATAAAGATATAATCCATCATGACTAAACTCAGCTGAGTAGAACACATCACCTTTTAAATCCTTTAAATCCTCATGATGATAAGTATCAGGGCCAGTGATTACTCCATTTAAACCACAGCTACATGGAGGCTGTTCAGTGGCAAAGTATAATTTCACTCTGTCCTTGCTACTTTCAGGTAGCATTTGTCTAGGAATGATTTGATAAGCTGGTTGTTTTCCTTCTTCAGGTCCTTGATGGATAACTTCCAACAGCTCGTAGCCTTCTAGATTTTCCTTTTTCATTAATGACACCAGTTCCTCAGAGGCTACCCAATAACCATTTACATGGACCAAATGTCTATCCTTCATCTGCGTTGTATCAATTACTATTGGTGATAACTGCTCTTTATCCATAAGACCGCAACATTTACAATGGGTACTTAAAGAGAAGAGTGTCCCTTTGTCTTCTAAGAACATTTCTGGAGAATTCCCTGTTGAATTTAAAGTAAATAAAGGTGCCCTTTCATATTCAATATCTGAAAATTCAAAATAAAAACGTTCTCCTATTGACACAATACCAAATTCACGTTCTAAGGATTCGTACAACGCTGTAACCTTCTCGTATGTTACATCTTCGTTGAGTGTAAAAATGGGATTAAATTTTGTTTTTAAATTTCTTTTTCTAATTTCAGGCGCACCAATAGCAATACCATGACGATTATAAACGTTAATAACTTGATCTTCACTAGTTTCATCTATGGAAAACAAATTTTCAAGTTCTACTTTCA is a genomic window containing:
- a CDS encoding phosphatase PAP2 family protein; translation: MKKWAYPLAILTLVIFIVLRATYQKPFMNTFDAKVADIFLGNRFIEFFHYIGEPKFVVIVAVVLIVYLAWKVKNYRGMLFVVLTFAAGNVLNQLLKKWVQRPRPELEDQLTSFSFPSGHAMTGILYLFTTAYLLAENNSKSRKILLWLAAIILMILIGLSRIAGARHFATDVLAGWCMGYTWFVICVIWYERRKRNFQLNHK